TCCCAAGGGTGTCCATACCTGAACACACTGGTTGTTGCTGTCGGCCACGACGATGCGGCCGGCGCTGGACGTGGAGATCCCCTGCAGGTTGGTGAACTCGCCCTTCTCCCGGCCACGGCTGCCTGCAGGCACCAGtcaggggggcacagggggtcCCAGGAGACCACTCACCACCCCAGTAAACCCCTGCCCCCCCGGGGCCCTCCACCATCCCAGGGaccccaccaccaccccagGAAGCCATGGGGAGCCCCAGGGAGACCCCACCCCTATGGCTGTGGGGAGCCCTAACAAGCCCCCATCGTCCCAAGGCGCCCCCACTGCCCCAGGACCCCCGCGCCCTCTGCTCACCGACACGAAAGATGAGCTCGTCCTCAATGGGGTTCTCCTTGCGCTTGGCGCTGCCGTACATGCTGGCGGGGCGGCGCAGGGCCTTCTGCCGCACGTGCCCCCCTCCTGGGGACTTGACGCGGCGCTTGGCCTCCTCGGGGGACGGGGGCACATCGCTGGGGCGCAGGACCCGCGCGCGGAAGGGGGAGCCGCGCACGGGCTGCCCGTAGAGCAGAATGGACAGCACAAAGTCACCCTCGGCACGTGGCGTGTACACCAGCTCGTAGGTGCCATTGCGGTTGTCCTGCACCTCGGCCTCGGCCGCGGCGCCATCGGGGCCTGTCACGGCGAAGCGCAGGCGAGCGCCGCCGCTGCGCACCAGCGCCCCGTCCTTGTCCTTGGTGGTGACGCTGAGTGAGCAGGGCTGCCCCACCACAGCCTGGCGCAGCCCCTCGCCCGTGGCCACCGTGGTGTGCGCCGTGGCGCTGGTGGTCAGCAGTGCACCCAGGTTCTGGATGGAGCGCCGCAGCCCCTCGGGCTCGGCGTGGAACTCGAGCTGCGCGTTCTCGTGCGGGTGCTCCGGGAAGGGTCGTGCCGCCAGCTCCCGCAGCCGCTCACCCATCTGCTTTTGCACCAACAGCACCTCCGTGGCTGAGCCGTGGTGCAGCGCCTGCTCTGTGAATGCGCAGCTGCTCAGGATGCTCTCCTGGCCCTGCCGCAGCACCTCCAGCTGCGCCTCCAACACCTGTGGGGATGGCACGTCCCTGTGGTGTCGGTGTGGGAcccccacacccagcacctctAACCACTGCTCCACCTGCACCCCAGCCATGGCTACAACTGCAACCCTGGTGCTGCACTGGGACCACAGCTGTTGTACCAGGGGGGCCACTGGCACTGGGCTTCAGCTGGGGCACCCACACAGcctcccaggaagggctggtgaggggcacagaggtgaggggcacaggggcacaggtGTGTTACCTGCTGCTTGGCAGCACAGGTGGCCTCCAGGTCGCGCAGCAGCACCTCCCGCCGCTGCCGCAGCGCCACCTCCAGCTCCTCGAAGCTGCTCCCGATCTCTGCCTCAGCCTCGGCCCGGCGTTGCCCCAGCTGCCGGCTGATCTCGGccaccagccccacagctgccgCCAGCTGCGGGAGCCTGGGGAGACACGGGGACCCCCTGAATTCCC
This Corvus moneduloides isolate bCorMon1 chromosome 2, bCorMon1.pri, whole genome shotgun sequence DNA region includes the following protein-coding sequences:
- the TRIM3 gene encoding tripartite motif-containing protein 3 isoform X2 yields the protein MEFYCEPCETAMCRECTEGERREHRDHRTVPLRDVLEQHKAALQHQLDAVRARLPQLAAAVGLVAEISRQLGQRRAEAEAEIGSSFEELEVALRQRREVLLRDLEATCAAKQQVLEAQLEVLRQGQESILSSCAFTEQALHHGSATEVLLVQKQMGERLRELAARPFPEHPHENAQLEFHAEPEGLRRSIQNLGALLTTSATAHTTVATGEGLRQAVVGQPCSLSVTTKDKDGALVRSGGARLRFAVTGPDGAAAEAEVQDNRNGTYELVYTPRAEGDFVLSILLYGQPVRGSPFRARVLRPSDVPPSPEEAKRRVKSPGGGHVRQKALRRPASMYGSAKRKENPIEDELIFRVGSRGREKGEFTNLQGISTSSAGRIVVADSNNQCVQVFSNEGQFRLRFGVRGRSPGQLQRPTGVSVDTNGDIIVADYDNRWVSVFSPEGKFKTKLGAGRLMGPKGVAVDRNGHIIVVDNKACCVFIFQPNGKLVARFGSRGTAERQFAGPHFVAVNNKNEIVVTDFHNHSVKVYNAEGEFLFKFGSHGEGNGQFNAPTGVAVDGNGNIIVADWGNSRIQVFDSAGSFLSYINTAADPLYGPQGLALTSDGHVVVADSGNHCFKAYRYLQ